A genomic window from Ursus arctos isolate Adak ecotype North America unplaced genomic scaffold, UrsArc2.0 scaffold_25, whole genome shotgun sequence includes:
- the MAPK1IP1L gene encoding MAPK-interacting and spindle-stabilizing protein-like isoform X1 — translation MSDEFSLADALPEHSPAKTSAVSNTKPGQPPQGWPSSNPWNNPSAPPSVPSGLPPSATPSTVPFGPAPTGMYPSVPPTGPPPGPPAPFPPSGPSCPPPGGPYPAPTVPGPGPTGPYPTPNMPFPELPRPYGAPTDPAAAGPLGPWGSMSSGPWAPGMGGQYPTPNMPYPSPGPYPAPPPQAPGAAPPVPWGTVPPGAWGPPAPYPAPAGSYPTPGLYPTPNNPFQVPSGPSGAPPMPGGPHVSVKFVI, via the coding sequence TTGGCAGATGCGCTACCTGAACACTCCCCTGCCAAAACCTCTGCTGTGAGCAATACAAAACCTGGCCAACCTCCTCAAGGCTGGCCAAGTTCCAACCCTTGGAATAACCCAAGTGCTCCACCTTCTGTGCCGTCTGGACTCCCACCAAGTGCAACACCCTCCACTGTGCCTTTTGGACCAGCACCAACAGGAATGtatccctctgtgcctcccaccggaccacctccaggacccccagcaccctttcCTCCTTCTGGACCATCATGTCCCCCACCTGGTGGTCCTTATCCAGCCCCAACTGTGCCAGGCCCCGGCCCCACAGGGCCATATCCTACACCAAATATGCCCTTTCCAGAGCTTCCGAGACCATATGGTGCACCCACAGATCCAGCTGCTGCTGGTCCTTTAGGTCCATGGGGATCCATGTCTTCTGGACCTTGGGCACCTGGAATGGGAGGGCAATATCCTACCCCTAATATGCCATATCCATCTCCAGGGCCATAtcccgcaccccctccccaagCACCAGGGGCCGCGCCACCTGTTCCATGGGGCACTGTTCCACCAGGAGCCTGGGGACCACCAGCACCATATCCTGCCCCTGCAGGATCATATCCCACACCAGGACTCTATCCCACTCCCAACAACCCTTTTCAAGTGCCTTCAGGACCTTCTGGTGCTCCACCGATGCCTGGTGGCCCCCATGTGAGTgttaaatttgttatttaa
- the MAPK1IP1L gene encoding MAPK-interacting and spindle-stabilizing protein-like isoform X2: MSDEFSLADALPEHSPAKTSAVSNTKPGQPPQGWPSSNPWNNPSAPPSVPSGLPPSATPSTVPFGPAPTGMYPSVPPTGPPPGPPAPFPPSGPSCPPPGGPYPAPTVPGPGPTGPYPTPNMPFPELPRPYGAPTDPAAAGPLGPWGSMSSGPWAPGMGGQYPTPNMPYPSPGPYPAPPPQAPGAAPPVPWGTVPPGAWGPPAPYPAPAGSYPTPGLYPTPNNPFQVPSGPSGAPPMPGGPHSYH, from the exons TTGGCAGATGCGCTACCTGAACACTCCCCTGCCAAAACCTCTGCTGTGAGCAATACAAAACCTGGCCAACCTCCTCAAGGCTGGCCAAGTTCCAACCCTTGGAATAACCCAAGTGCTCCACCTTCTGTGCCGTCTGGACTCCCACCAAGTGCAACACCCTCCACTGTGCCTTTTGGACCAGCACCAACAGGAATGtatccctctgtgcctcccaccggaccacctccaggacccccagcaccctttcCTCCTTCTGGACCATCATGTCCCCCACCTGGTGGTCCTTATCCAGCCCCAACTGTGCCAGGCCCCGGCCCCACAGGGCCATATCCTACACCAAATATGCCCTTTCCAGAGCTTCCGAGACCATATGGTGCACCCACAGATCCAGCTGCTGCTGGTCCTTTAGGTCCATGGGGATCCATGTCTTCTGGACCTTGGGCACCTGGAATGGGAGGGCAATATCCTACCCCTAATATGCCATATCCATCTCCAGGGCCATAtcccgcaccccctccccaagCACCAGGGGCCGCGCCACCTGTTCCATGGGGCACTGTTCCACCAGGAGCCTGGGGACCACCAGCACCATATCCTGCCCCTGCAGGATCATATCCCACACCAGGACTCTATCCCACTCCCAACAACCCTTTTCAAGTGCCTTCAGGACCTTCTGGTGCTCCACCGATGCCTGGTGGCCCCCAT TCTTACCATTAA